The following proteins are encoded in a genomic region of Bosea beijingensis:
- a CDS encoding transglycosylase SLT domain-containing protein, protein MSERFRQFQVLFPEEDCLAALMRLRHGGTRMTCSACGRPAQFEPRPKLRGFACQHCNYMIHPAAGTPLESRRTPLQLWFYALKAVSEQPGKAAVSAIARDASVPQMMAQRLADDLTALAGKGDAGWLDRLRSLVTGKQEEAAAPAAAAPLPPAASPAQAPQASAPVRRPPVEPPRAAPVQPAVSTPPPRVAPLAFTPATGPQALSAKPADAAGSVDARPKKTASGRKAIAAVAVGVACLTAAVLGLAYARLQQQERPQPERGIEIAAVEAPALRDAPARPSLILSSVEQDLEGARQAAQFALDNDPTLAAIKPQEDAPTQQVPVNQLQLPSNILLVPPKMQGGPPPGPVSASGAPQPPPQISSGDPDQILTFGPIKIRRHLVDLIVRASKVVGADPTLLMAVADKESSFSTAVKAQTSSATGLYQFIEQTWLGVIYEFGTKHGLAADVKLIGRSGRQFVVTDASQRQRILDMRREPYISALLAAEMLKRDTLRLERALGRHLTGGEIYLIHFLGPDAAQTFIETMEETPGVKAAELLPRPAQANRPIFYAGSGDETKVLTVSEVHKKFNDMIKVRLDRYSAVRPGQGAGIARPQPKK, encoded by the coding sequence ATGAGCGAGCGCTTCCGGCAATTCCAGGTGCTGTTTCCGGAGGAGGATTGCCTCGCAGCGCTGATGCGCCTGCGCCATGGCGGGACGCGCATGACGTGCTCCGCCTGCGGCCGGCCGGCGCAGTTCGAGCCGCGCCCCAAGCTGCGCGGCTTCGCCTGCCAACACTGCAACTACATGATCCATCCTGCGGCCGGGACGCCGCTCGAAAGCCGGCGCACCCCACTTCAGCTCTGGTTCTACGCGTTGAAGGCGGTGTCGGAGCAACCCGGCAAGGCCGCCGTCAGCGCGATCGCGCGCGACGCGAGCGTGCCGCAGATGATGGCTCAGCGTCTTGCCGATGATCTGACGGCGCTTGCGGGGAAGGGCGATGCCGGCTGGCTGGACAGGTTGCGGAGTCTGGTGACGGGCAAGCAGGAGGAAGCTGCGGCGCCGGCGGCTGCCGCACCGCTGCCTCCGGCGGCATCGCCTGCTCAGGCGCCGCAGGCGTCCGCTCCCGTGCGAAGGCCGCCGGTGGAGCCGCCACGCGCTGCTCCGGTCCAGCCTGCTGTTTCCACTCCTCCGCCGCGGGTTGCACCTCTGGCGTTTACTCCGGCGACCGGCCCGCAAGCGCTTTCCGCGAAGCCTGCGGATGCGGCCGGCTCGGTTGATGCGCGGCCGAAGAAGACCGCTTCCGGCCGCAAGGCGATCGCGGCAGTGGCGGTCGGCGTGGCCTGTCTGACGGCCGCCGTGCTCGGTCTCGCCTATGCCCGGCTTCAGCAGCAGGAGCGCCCGCAGCCGGAGCGGGGCATCGAGATTGCGGCCGTCGAGGCACCGGCGCTGAGGGACGCACCGGCCCGACCCTCGCTGATCCTGTCCTCGGTCGAGCAGGATCTGGAGGGCGCGCGGCAGGCGGCCCAGTTTGCCCTCGACAACGACCCCACACTGGCAGCGATCAAGCCGCAGGAAGACGCGCCGACCCAGCAGGTGCCGGTCAACCAGTTGCAGTTGCCGTCCAACATCCTGCTGGTGCCGCCGAAGATGCAGGGTGGGCCGCCGCCGGGACCGGTCTCAGCCAGTGGCGCGCCGCAGCCGCCGCCGCAAATCTCCAGCGGCGATCCCGACCAGATCCTGACCTTCGGGCCGATCAAGATCCGCCGCCATCTCGTCGACCTGATCGTACGGGCGAGCAAGGTCGTCGGGGCCGACCCGACCCTGCTGATGGCTGTGGCCGACAAGGAATCCTCGTTCTCGACGGCGGTGAAGGCGCAGACCTCCTCGGCGACCGGGCTGTACCAGTTCATCGAGCAGACCTGGCTCGGCGTGATCTACGAGTTCGGGACGAAGCATGGGCTCGCTGCCGATGTGAAGCTGATCGGCCGGTCCGGGCGACAATTCGTCGTGACCGATGCTTCGCAGCGCCAGCGCATCCTCGACATGCGGCGCGAGCCCTACATCTCGGCGCTGCTCGCGGCGGAGATGCTGAAGCGCGACACACTCCGGCTTGAACGAGCGCTGGGCCGCCATCTCACCGGCGGCGAGATCTACCTGATCCATTTCCTTGGGCCCGATGCGGCGCAGACCTTCATCGAGACGATGGAAGAGACGCCGGGCGTCAAGGCGGCGGAACTCCTGCCCAGGCCCGCGCAAGCCAACCGGCCGATCTTCTACGCGGGTTCCGGCGACGAAACCAAGGTGCTCACGGTCTCCGAGGTCCACAAGAAGTTCAACGACATGATCAAGGTCAGGCTCGACCGCTACAGCGCGGTCAGGCCGGGACAAGGGGCCGGCATCGCTCGGCCACAACCGAAGAAATGA
- a CDS encoding serine/threonine-protein kinase, translating into MSDDSERTVFAPRANARIGTKLNGIYEIESLIAVGGMGEVYKGRAIQTGDAVAIKMIRPDMARDDAVLALFRREAAALHNLYNEAIVRYYVFAIDPVSETPYLAMEFVDGQPLSERIQQGPLSVGEADILRQRVGPGLHAAHRLGIIHRDISPDNIILPGGDPSRAKIIDFGIARSSILGEGTVIGSGFAGKYNYVSPEQLGLYGGEVSGRSDMYSFALVLAQALTGRAIDMGGSQVDIIDKRRRLPDLSGVDARVRPLLARMLAPDPKDRPADMAEVATWTAPASGKKAAAKAPTGHMTADKPTRSPLPLVAGIAVLALLAGGGFYAWTTLGGGQTTRVANNTPPPLSESPSAGSSGTSASAPPALAEAPAAQPPAASVPPALSEAPAQPSVPATPAAEKPAPAPPIQPEAAQPPVAQPQTPPPQTPRPLRPAPGSQVAVNVEPPQQAPARPPASEPVKPPPAVEVKPPEPPPVAVVIPTPPVSQSVPPPQSTAIVPEPEPRTPVERIERYVRDYDGGSCFFLWPLEIGDRKATLEGFGSSSAPFVAFDSAFKAAQGFEAQIHLRPMTDAQCRMVDFLRRPGIGIDRSPKIQIGAFNMKSGEILNGSVEAGGGQNLDVVLIGDDGLVYNLASFMKREGGKVTFNLKLESTGGAARPQIVLALVTKEALPALSGPNPSPASEFFANLKLDLARQSGKLGLGIKYFRIE; encoded by the coding sequence ATGAGCGACGACTCCGAGCGCACCGTCTTCGCGCCCCGCGCCAATGCCCGCATCGGCACGAAGCTCAACGGCATCTACGAGATCGAGAGCCTGATTGCCGTCGGCGGCATGGGCGAGGTCTACAAGGGCCGCGCAATCCAGACCGGCGACGCCGTGGCGATCAAGATGATCCGCCCCGACATGGCCCGCGACGACGCCGTGCTCGCCCTGTTCCGGCGCGAGGCGGCGGCGCTGCACAATCTCTATAACGAGGCCATCGTCCGCTACTACGTCTTCGCCATCGATCCGGTGAGCGAGACGCCCTATCTCGCGATGGAATTCGTCGATGGCCAGCCGCTGTCCGAGCGCATCCAGCAGGGGCCGCTCAGCGTCGGGGAGGCCGATATCCTGCGCCAGCGCGTGGGACCGGGCCTCCATGCCGCGCACCGGCTCGGCATCATCCATCGCGACATCTCGCCCGACAACATCATCCTGCCGGGCGGCGACCCCTCCCGCGCCAAGATCATCGATTTCGGCATCGCCCGCTCCAGTATCCTCGGCGAAGGCACGGTGATCGGCTCCGGCTTCGCGGGGAAATACAACTACGTCTCGCCCGAGCAGCTCGGCCTCTATGGCGGCGAGGTCTCCGGCCGCTCGGACATGTATTCCTTCGCGCTGGTGCTGGCCCAGGCCCTGACCGGCCGCGCCATCGACATGGGCGGCTCTCAGGTCGACATCATCGACAAGCGCCGCCGCCTGCCCGATCTTTCCGGCGTCGATGCGCGCGTCCGGCCTCTGCTTGCGCGCATGCTGGCGCCCGATCCGAAGGACCGCCCAGCCGATATGGCAGAGGTCGCCACCTGGACAGCGCCAGCGTCGGGCAAGAAGGCTGCCGCCAAGGCACCGACCGGCCATATGACGGCGGACAAGCCGACCCGCTCGCCCCTGCCGCTCGTCGCCGGCATCGCCGTGCTTGCCCTGCTGGCAGGCGGCGGCTTCTATGCCTGGACAACGCTCGGCGGCGGCCAGACGACCCGGGTGGCGAACAATACTCCACCGCCGCTCTCGGAGTCGCCGTCGGCTGGCTCATCCGGGACCTCGGCAAGCGCGCCGCCCGCGCTGGCCGAGGCACCTGCGGCACAGCCGCCTGCGGCGAGCGTCCCGCCCGCCCTCTCGGAAGCCCCGGCGCAGCCATCCGTGCCCGCGACGCCGGCAGCCGAAAAGCCCGCTCCCGCTCCGCCGATTCAGCCTGAAGCGGCGCAACCTCCGGTCGCACAACCGCAAACGCCTCCACCCCAGACGCCGCGGCCGCTGCGCCCCGCGCCCGGCTCGCAGGTCGCCGTCAATGTCGAGCCGCCCCAGCAGGCGCCGGCACGCCCGCCTGCTTCCGAACCCGTCAAGCCGCCCCCGGCCGTCGAGGTCAAGCCGCCCGAGCCGCCGCCGGTCGCCGTCGTCATCCCGACGCCTCCGGTCAGCCAGAGCGTCCCGCCGCCGCAGAGCACGGCCATCGTCCCGGAACCCGAGCCGCGCACGCCGGTCGAGCGGATCGAGCGCTATGTCCGCGACTATGACGGCGGCTCCTGCTTCTTCCTCTGGCCGCTGGAGATCGGCGACCGCAAGGCGACGCTGGAAGGCTTCGGCAGTTCGTCGGCGCCCTTCGTCGCCTTCGACTCCGCCTTCAAGGCGGCGCAGGGCTTCGAGGCGCAGATCCATCTGCGGCCGATGACCGATGCGCAATGCCGGATGGTCGATTTCCTGCGCCGGCCCGGCATCGGCATCGACCGCAGCCCGAAGATCCAGATCGGCGCCTTCAACATGAAGAGCGGCGAGATCCTCAACGGTTCGGTCGAGGCCGGCGGCGGCCAGAATCTCGACGTCGTGCTGATCGGCGACGACGGGCTCGTCTACAACCTCGCGAGCTTCATGAAACGGGAGGGCGGCAAGGTGACCTTCAACCTCAAGCTCGAATCGACCGGCGGCGCCGCGCGCCCGCAGATCGTGCTCGCGCTGGTCACCAAGGAAGCCCTGCCAGCGCTTTCGGGACCGAATCCTTCGCCTGCGAGCGAGTTCTTCGCCAATCTCAAGCTCGACCTCGCTCGCCAGAGCGGTAAGCTCGGCCTGGGGATCAAGTATTTCCGGATCGAGTGA
- a CDS encoding PP2C family protein-serine/threonine phosphatase — MNDAPRKSPDFETGCISHTGKVRTANEDNFILRPEIGLWAVADGMGGHENGALASATVVAALEAVGAAGSAPDLLAMLEAGVLKANDDLRAEIDKRGATMGATLVCLLIHQRHFACLWSGDSRIYLIRSGRIAQVSRDHTEVQDMVDRGLLTAEEAKRSPRRHVITHAIGVHETPELDLENGEIADGDTFLLCSDGLTEHIADTEILAAVETGGAQEACDALLALTLERGARDNVTVVIVRYRQGTSERTRWMPNRSMRGSTTP, encoded by the coding sequence ATGAACGACGCCCCGCGCAAGAGCCCGGATTTCGAGACCGGCTGCATCAGCCATACCGGCAAGGTCCGCACGGCCAACGAGGACAATTTCATCCTGCGGCCGGAGATCGGCCTCTGGGCCGTCGCCGACGGCATGGGCGGGCACGAGAACGGCGCGCTCGCCAGCGCGACCGTGGTCGCCGCGCTGGAGGCGGTAGGTGCTGCAGGCTCCGCGCCCGATCTGCTCGCCATGCTCGAAGCCGGGGTGCTCAAGGCCAATGACGATCTGCGCGCCGAGATCGACAAGCGCGGCGCGACCATGGGCGCGACATTGGTCTGCCTGCTGATCCACCAGCGCCATTTCGCCTGCCTCTGGTCGGGCGACAGCCGCATCTACCTGATCCGCAGCGGCCGGATCGCGCAGGTCTCGCGCGACCATACCGAGGTCCAGGACATGGTCGATCGCGGCCTCCTCACGGCCGAGGAGGCGAAGCGCTCGCCGCGCCGGCACGTCATCACCCACGCGATCGGCGTCCACGAGACGCCCGAACTCGACCTCGAAAACGGCGAGATCGCCGATGGTGACACCTTCCTGCTCTGCTCTGACGGGCTGACCGAACACATCGCCGACACCGAAATCCTGGCGGCCGTCGAAACCGGTGGCGCGCAGGAGGCTTGCGACGCCCTGCTGGCGCTGACGCTGGAGCGCGGCGCGCGCGACAACGTCACCGTCGTCATCGTGCGCTATCGACAGGGGACGAGCGAAAGGACACGCTGGATGCCGAACCGGTCCATGCGAGGAAGCACAACGCCATGA
- the tagF gene encoding type VI secretion system-associated protein TagF, with amino-acid sequence MSCGLFGKLPAKRDFIALNAPSGFLGAYEKWLQGGLTASRLELGNRWQEAYLNAPIWRFWLGGAHGGQTVAGAFMPSVDGVGRYFPLTVFAAASPGAAIPPPELDPQDNWFEAIEDFLLQALEPQASYEAVAQRLGALPVPNDHHLAAPPQDMVRLSDGTIVSAAIASGFPERLAALRVEDHARAYAHACYLWTVGGPNFEPLALTGHALPDPYLFAGLLTGRFDGHLAPERAGP; translated from the coding sequence TTGAGCTGCGGCCTCTTCGGCAAGCTCCCCGCCAAGCGCGACTTCATCGCGCTGAACGCTCCCTCCGGCTTCCTCGGGGCTTACGAGAAATGGCTGCAGGGCGGCCTGACGGCGAGCCGGCTGGAACTCGGCAACCGCTGGCAGGAGGCCTATCTCAACGCCCCGATCTGGCGCTTCTGGCTGGGCGGCGCCCATGGCGGGCAGACGGTGGCCGGCGCCTTCATGCCCTCCGTCGACGGCGTCGGCCGCTATTTCCCGCTGACCGTCTTCGCAGCAGCAAGCCCGGGCGCCGCGATCCCGCCGCCGGAGCTCGACCCGCAGGACAATTGGTTCGAGGCGATCGAGGACTTCCTGCTGCAGGCGCTGGAGCCGCAGGCGAGCTACGAGGCTGTGGCGCAGCGCCTGGGCGCCCTGCCCGTCCCGAACGACCATCACCTCGCCGCGCCGCCACAGGACATGGTCCGCCTCTCGGACGGCACCATCGTCAGCGCGGCGATCGCCTCCGGTTTCCCGGAACGGCTGGCGGCCCTGCGCGTCGAAGACCATGCCCGCGCCTATGCCCATGCGTGCTATCTCTGGACGGTCGGTGGCCCGAATTTCGAGCCGCTGGCCCTGACCGGCCACGCCTTGCCCGATCCCTATCTCTTTGCCGGCCTGCTCACCGGTCGTTTCGACGGCCATCTCGCGCCCGAGCGCGCCGGACCATGA
- the tssM gene encoding type VI secretion system membrane subunit TssM has protein sequence MNLATWLRIVAILIGALALAALIWFGGPFVAFGEVRPFESVWIRLPIAVLLLLGAFTWIAVIVIRRRKATAALTEALEKEETTGDGAALSSAMKDALSTLKSARGKGGDYLYDLPWYVIIGPPGAGKTTALVNSGLKFPLARGATPAAVAGSGGTRYCDWWFAEDAVLIDTAGRYTTQDTDTKAEKSSWFSFLDLLKTNRPRQPINGVLVAISVEDLLTSSPEEIAAHADAIRARLLELHERLKVDFPVYAVFTKADLIAGFNEFFGQLTEPQRRMVWGHTFQTADKTRNMIGDVPPEYDALIERLNERLPDRLQDEHNPTARAQIFGFPSQMATLKRSIVDFLTRVFEPTRYHANATLRGFYFTSGTQEGTPIDQLIGALSRNFGSDHAGAASFSGKGKSYFLTELVQKVVIGESGWVSTDLGAARRTTALRIAGFATVGLLSLAALGLWWTSFSRNSDLITATNYGLSDYRSAAAPVLQETTISDRNFSRVLPLLHKLRNMPAGYATKTEPTPTLATFGLSQRDRLQNATEITYQQALERMLRSRIIFRLEEQLEANANNPGFVYEALKVYMMVGGQAKLDRELVTSWMRLDWAENLFPGPANAKGREALEEHLAAMLDLDDGTGEPIVKLNQSLIEQSQRTLRRLSIAERAYELLRTQSRSESQKDWVISQRGGSDVRLVFEGVTGEDLDQIRVPYFYTYDGFQNAFIAKLGDIGDQIERERWVLGENLDQQAITAQYATLFPDLMKLYSRDYAASWQRMLKRLKLRPLNADKPRYVALSAISAATSPFKQVLEALRDETQLTKERPDARKAVAQAATQAAADTLARRASNALSRLGTNLPLAAPGVDRILAGGGADTALGADIESQFKPFHVLVDGDLGRRPVDQLLQTFSEINQNLATAATNPAQSAAANAALVPLIATLRANSSRYPAPFDGMVIQAVNDFEGDATGATVALLRQALAEQVTRVCTEVMNNRYPFTKASTRDVPLADFARLFAPGQIMDKFYKERLEPFVDTSKPQWNWRVDSRVARALSPTTLREFQRANEIKEAFFPTGGNLPSFQMVVTPTALSADAANAKLEINGFTVTSQQGVNTPTPVMWPGGGVGKTAVTLTLGGGGGNSSGGMFSGGFFSSGQQGGGGQGGEAKLFEKDGTWSFFRLLDAGSVLKQGDNVGFNLNAGGRQVGYSFGVGSLKNPLILPALREIRCPTGI, from the coding sequence ATGAATCTCGCCACCTGGCTCCGCATCGTCGCGATCCTGATCGGCGCGCTCGCGCTCGCCGCGCTGATCTGGTTCGGCGGCCCCTTCGTCGCCTTCGGCGAGGTCCGGCCGTTCGAATCGGTCTGGATCCGCCTGCCCATCGCCGTGCTGCTCCTGCTCGGCGCGTTCACCTGGATCGCCGTCATCGTCATCCGCCGCCGCAAGGCGACCGCGGCACTCACCGAAGCGCTGGAGAAGGAGGAGACGACCGGCGACGGCGCCGCGCTGTCCAGCGCGATGAAGGATGCACTCTCAACGTTGAAGAGCGCGCGCGGCAAGGGCGGCGACTATCTCTACGACCTGCCCTGGTATGTCATCATCGGCCCGCCCGGCGCGGGCAAGACCACCGCTCTGGTCAATTCCGGGCTGAAATTCCCGCTGGCGCGCGGCGCGACGCCGGCCGCCGTCGCCGGCTCAGGCGGCACGCGCTATTGCGACTGGTGGTTTGCCGAGGATGCGGTGCTGATCGACACCGCCGGCCGCTACACCACGCAGGACACCGACACCAAGGCCGAGAAGTCGAGCTGGTTTTCCTTCCTCGACCTGCTCAAGACCAACCGTCCGCGCCAGCCGATCAACGGCGTGCTCGTCGCGATCAGCGTCGAGGACCTGCTGACCTCCTCGCCCGAAGAGATCGCCGCCCATGCCGACGCGATCCGCGCCCGCCTGCTCGAACTGCACGAGCGGCTGAAGGTCGATTTCCCGGTCTATGCCGTCTTCACCAAGGCCGACCTGATCGCCGGCTTCAACGAGTTCTTCGGCCAGTTGACCGAGCCGCAGCGGCGCATGGTCTGGGGCCATACCTTTCAAACCGCCGACAAGACTCGCAACATGATCGGCGACGTGCCGCCGGAATATGACGCGCTGATCGAGCGATTGAACGAGCGCCTGCCCGACCGTTTGCAGGACGAGCATAACCCGACGGCGCGCGCCCAGATCTTCGGCTTCCCCAGCCAGATGGCGACGCTGAAGCGCTCCATCGTCGATTTCCTGACCCGCGTCTTCGAGCCGACGCGCTACCACGCCAATGCGACGCTGCGCGGCTTCTACTTCACCTCGGGCACTCAGGAAGGCACCCCGATCGACCAGTTGATCGGCGCGCTCTCGCGCAATTTCGGCTCGGATCATGCCGGCGCGGCCTCCTTCTCCGGCAAGGGCAAGAGCTATTTCCTGACCGAGCTGGTCCAGAAGGTGGTGATCGGCGAATCCGGCTGGGTCTCGACCGATCTTGGTGCCGCCCGCCGCACGACCGCGCTCCGTATCGCCGGCTTCGCTACGGTAGGCCTCCTGTCACTCGCCGCGCTCGGCCTGTGGTGGACGAGCTTCTCGCGCAACAGCGACCTGATCACCGCGACCAATTACGGGCTCTCGGATTATCGCAGCGCCGCCGCACCCGTCTTACAGGAGACCACGATCTCCGATCGAAACTTCAGCCGCGTGCTGCCGCTGCTGCACAAGCTCCGCAACATGCCGGCGGGCTACGCGACGAAGACCGAGCCGACGCCGACGCTTGCCACCTTCGGGCTCAGCCAGCGCGACCGTCTGCAGAACGCGACCGAGATTACCTACCAGCAGGCATTGGAGCGGATGCTGCGTTCGCGCATCATCTTCCGGCTGGAAGAGCAGCTCGAGGCCAACGCCAACAACCCCGGCTTCGTCTACGAGGCGCTGAAGGTCTACATGATGGTCGGTGGCCAGGCGAAGCTGGACCGCGAGCTCGTGACCTCCTGGATGCGGTTGGACTGGGCCGAGAACCTCTTTCCCGGCCCGGCCAATGCCAAGGGCCGCGAGGCGCTGGAAGAGCACCTCGCCGCGATGCTCGACCTCGACGACGGAACGGGCGAGCCTATCGTCAAGCTCAATCAGTCGCTGATCGAGCAGAGCCAGCGCACCTTGCGCCGCCTCAGCATCGCCGAGCGCGCCTATGAACTCCTGCGCACGCAATCCCGCAGCGAGAGCCAGAAGGACTGGGTCATCTCGCAGCGCGGCGGCTCCGACGTGCGCCTCGTCTTCGAGGGCGTGACAGGCGAGGATCTCGACCAGATCCGCGTGCCTTATTTCTACACCTATGACGGCTTCCAGAACGCCTTCATCGCCAAGCTCGGCGATATCGGCGACCAGATCGAGCGCGAACGCTGGGTGCTCGGCGAAAACCTCGACCAGCAGGCGATCACGGCCCAATACGCCACGCTCTTTCCGGACCTGATGAAGCTCTACAGCCGCGACTATGCCGCGAGCTGGCAGCGCATGCTGAAGCGCCTGAAGCTTCGCCCGCTCAATGCCGACAAGCCGCGCTATGTCGCGCTCAGCGCGATCAGCGCTGCCACCTCGCCCTTCAAGCAGGTGCTGGAGGCGCTCCGCGACGAGACCCAACTCACCAAGGAACGCCCCGACGCCAGAAAGGCGGTCGCCCAGGCAGCAACGCAAGCCGCCGCCGATACGCTGGCCCGGCGCGCCAGCAATGCGCTGAGCCGTCTCGGCACCAACCTCCCGCTCGCGGCTCCGGGCGTCGACCGCATCCTCGCAGGCGGCGGGGCCGATACCGCGCTCGGCGCCGATATCGAGAGCCAGTTCAAGCCCTTCCACGTCCTCGTCGACGGCGATCTCGGCCGCCGGCCCGTCGACCAGCTCCTCCAGACCTTCTCGGAGATCAACCAGAACCTCGCGACGGCCGCGACCAATCCGGCGCAATCGGCTGCGGCGAATGCCGCGCTCGTGCCCTTGATCGCGACCTTGCGCGCCAATTCCTCGCGCTATCCCGCGCCTTTCGACGGCATGGTGATCCAGGCGGTCAACGATTTCGAGGGCGATGCCACCGGCGCGACCGTCGCCCTGTTGCGGCAGGCTTTGGCCGAGCAGGTCACGCGCGTCTGCACCGAGGTGATGAACAACCGCTACCCCTTCACCAAGGCCAGCACCCGCGACGTGCCGCTCGCCGATTTCGCCCGGCTCTTCGCGCCCGGCCAGATCATGGACAAGTTCTACAAGGAGCGGCTGGAACCCTTCGTCGACACCTCCAAGCCGCAATGGAACTGGCGCGTCGACAGCCGCGTGGCGCGCGCGCTCTCGCCGACGACGCTGCGCGAATTCCAGCGCGCCAACGAGATCAAGGAAGCCTTCTTCCCGACCGGCGGCAACCTGCCCTCCTTCCAGATGGTGGTGACGCCGACCGCACTCTCCGCCGATGCCGCCAATGCCAAGCTGGAGATCAACGGCTTCACCGTGACGAGCCAGCAGGGCGTCAACACGCCGACCCCGGTGATGTGGCCGGGCGGCGGCGTCGGCAAGACGGCGGTGACGCTGACGCTCGGCGGTGGCGGCGGCAACTCTTCCGGCGGCATGTTCAGCGGCGGCTTCTTCTCCTCCGGCCAACAAGGCGGCGGAGGACAGGGCGGCGAGGCCAAGCTCTTCGAGAAGGACGGCACCTGGTCCTTCTTCCGCCTGCTCGATGCCGGCTCGGTGCTGAAGCAGGGCGACAATGTCGGCTTCAACCTGAATGCCGGCGGCCGGCAGGTCGGCTATTCCTTCGGCGTCGGCTCGCTCAAGAACCCCTTGATCCTGCCGGCGCTGCGGGAAATCCGCTGCCCCACCGGGATCTGA
- the tssL gene encoding type VI secretion system protein TssL, long form: MSNDGSSDPFGRSERTIIRPNPGGRRAPLPPAPAAPTPAAPQAPQPYQPPQVPSPGVPGTGDEWMSQPAPIPQRQQAPPPPAGGGQSLPRRDQLLTPNANPLLRAAGPLLLLLGRMRANLSNAPFAQLLGQVGETIEAFEHEVRAAGVSAETAQTAKYVIAATADDIVQNIPGDDRHVWTQYSMLSRFFGERIGGVRFFEMLDKAKADPSVNYDLLELMHACLALGFQGIHRTSAGGANNLQMIQRNLFETLRRVKQPDPELSPRWRGQAIAQAVAGFKLPVWSVAAIAAVALLGVYFVFRALLAGNAEAASTALLSVHPKGEIGIMRKVFSAPPPPLPPPPQPPKVCAAVQPPIVCLVTPNVVIVRLVGITLFEPGQAAVRAEFQPLIERIAAVLEQEGGAIKVVGHSDNVPIRTARFPSNLALSQARAKAVGDVLQTKLSKPDRIATEGKGADAPIAPNNTADGRAQNRRVEILIQRQN, from the coding sequence ATGAGCAACGACGGTTCGTCCGATCCGTTCGGCCGCTCCGAGCGGACGATCATCAGGCCGAACCCCGGCGGGCGCCGCGCGCCCCTGCCACCCGCTCCCGCTGCCCCGACTCCGGCCGCGCCACAGGCGCCCCAGCCCTATCAGCCGCCGCAAGTGCCCTCGCCCGGCGTGCCCGGCACCGGCGACGAATGGATGTCTCAGCCAGCGCCGATCCCGCAGCGCCAGCAGGCTCCGCCACCACCGGCCGGTGGTGGCCAGTCCCTGCCGCGTCGCGACCAGCTCCTGACGCCGAACGCCAATCCGCTGCTGCGCGCGGCCGGCCCGCTCCTGCTGCTGCTCGGGCGGATGCGCGCCAATCTCTCAAACGCCCCCTTCGCGCAGCTCCTCGGCCAGGTTGGCGAGACGATCGAGGCCTTCGAGCATGAGGTCCGTGCTGCCGGCGTCTCGGCCGAGACCGCGCAGACCGCGAAATACGTCATCGCCGCCACGGCGGACGATATCGTCCAGAACATCCCCGGCGACGACCGCCATGTCTGGACGCAGTACAGCATGCTCTCGCGCTTCTTCGGCGAGCGCATCGGCGGTGTCCGCTTCTTCGAGATGCTCGACAAGGCCAAGGCCGATCCATCGGTCAATTACGACCTGCTCGAACTGATGCATGCCTGTCTGGCGCTGGGCTTCCAGGGCATCCACCGCACCTCGGCCGGCGGCGCCAACAATCTCCAGATGATCCAGCGCAATCTGTTCGAGACGCTGCGCCGGGTGAAGCAGCCCGATCCCGAGCTTTCGCCGCGCTGGCGCGGACAGGCGATCGCGCAGGCTGTCGCCGGCTTCAAGCTGCCTGTCTGGTCGGTGGCGGCGATCGCGGCGGTCGCGCTGCTCGGCGTCTATTTCGTCTTCCGCGCGCTGCTCGCCGGCAATGCCGAGGCAGCCTCGACAGCCCTGCTCTCGGTTCATCCCAAGGGCGAGATCGGCATCATGCGCAAGGTCTTTTCCGCCCCGCCGCCGCCGCTCCCGCCGCCGCCCCAGCCGCCCAAGGTCTGCGCCGCCGTGCAGCCGCCGATCGTGTGTCTGGTGACGCCGAACGTCGTCATCGTCCGCCTCGTCGGCATCACCCTGTTCGAGCCCGGCCAGGCAGCCGTGCGTGCCGAGTTCCAGCCCCTGATCGAGCGCATCGCCGCGGTGCTGGAACAGGAGGGCGGCGCCATCAAGGTTGTCGGCCACAGCGACAACGTGCCGATCCGCACCGCCCGCTTCCCGTCCAACCTCGCCTTGTCGCAGGCGCGCGCTAAGGCCGTCGGCGACGTGCTCCAGACCAAGCTCAGCAAGCCGGACCGGATCGCCACCGAGGGCAAGGGCGCCGATGCCCCGATCGCGCCCAACAACACCGCCGATGGACGCGCCCAGAACCGGCGCGTCGAGATCCTGATCCAGCGTCAGAACTAG